DNA from Garra rufa chromosome 5, GarRuf1.0, whole genome shotgun sequence:
CCATGCTCAGACTGGTGAGGGCACACCCTCAACCACCGGCTGGTTTGAGGTGGAGGTAAACAAGAAGTTGGTGCACTCAAAGAAGGTAGGAATTGATCTGCTTTCACTGTGTTTGCTATCAAAGATAACAATTTTATATATCTCATTTACCTTTATACTAAAACTCATTTGAATTGCATTTTATTGTAGTTACATGTCTTAACTATTGCACAACACAGTATAATCTATAGTATTTTAAATGGCCAATATTTCCTTTGACAGAATGGCGATGGATTTGTGGACTCCGATGCAAAACTCAAAGCAGTTGTGACTGCCATTGAGCAGGCCATGCAGAAATAAGCATGAGCTGATCATAGAGGTGAGAATGATCTGACATAGATCCTTTTTGTTGTGATATCAGCAAAATGCAcatattaaagtgatagttcatctAAAAGTCTAAATTTCCAatccattatttacttaccctcatgtcgttccaaacttgtatgactttctttctgttGTGGAACgtaaaaagaagatattttgaagaacgtaCAGTATCGTTTCCCATTAACTTATGTTAACTTacaaatacaatggaagtcagtgggaACTGTCTGATTACCAAaactcttcaaaatatcttcttttgtgttccaacggagaaaatgagggtgagtaaatgatgacagagttttAGTTTTTGGGTAGACTATCACTTTTTGTCTTTCGTCGAATTCTAATATGTTTTGCATTTCTCGGCAGTTTTTCTTCTCTGTTTGTTGGACTCCTGGGCAGTGCAACAATGATGGTGACGTCCAAAGTGTTTTCAGCATGGATGTTGCTTGATGATCTCCGCTGTTCCTTGGAGAACACACTCAGAGCAGGAAACTCCTTATGAATACAGCTTCAGATAAACGCTTTAACGGTTGAAAATAATAAGGGAAATTAAAGGGAAATTATAAAATTAGATAGAATTGGACAGAACTTGTCAAGCTGAGgtacctttgatttttttttttttttttctgtttgcctCTGTTACAACGCACAAGTTTACGAACCATTTTGGCATTGTTCAAAATTTTCATGCAATAAAACGTTAATGGTGAAGTGTTTTGTCTTTCATTCATTGGTACTCTATCTAAAAGGGTGGCAGTACAGACTTTGTCCTTGTACATTTAAGAAATGAAACAGCAATTAACTCACAAAGTGTTATACAGCAGTCCACTTCTGAATGACCCAGCATATGGCGATATGATGAAAATGTAAAAGACCATTTGATAAGTTTAATTCCATTTGTGTCTTCTGATTTTGTATAATTTGCTATTATACACCCTTGATgatatttttaaaagtacaaaaattCCACATGGTGTTAATAAGATCATGAAAATCATCACttaaatcaatttatttattcatatacaCCATATATCACTGTACATACTGCTTCGAAGCAAAAAAATATGATTATCGCAAGGAAACCAGATCCAAGGAATATCAGATGGTTATTTGAAAAGGTAGAAAAAAATCCTTATGACCAGAGATGggcataaatacatagaaatgtatttaaaataaaaatacaaaatactgagtggaaaaatgtatttaaatacaaatacagtatttttaaaatacacaaaatacatgtgaaattggccatcaagtgcaggcatccctattaggctgaaatatatctggacatattctgaatacaaaacaaaaacatttagatgtGTACTACTGATTAGAAATGATCTTCCCTTCCCCTGCCCtgtaggaaaaacaaaactattttttttcccccaaacatCTTTTATTACGTTTTATCACCATCATGACTTCAACTCAGTAACAAGAACTCAATAACACAAAGttgatagattaaaaaaaatatatcaaaactgactGGCTAACAGTCTCCTACACGTGTCATGCTtttttattcaattcaattcaattcaatatgtgctttattggcatgacaattattacagtgtattgccaaagcagagtgtttacattgaatgtaaaacagatatgtatgcaacagaaacatgcatgtatatacatttttaaaaagcaggACAAATAATGAACACATTAGAATTCTATGAACAATTTAAAATTcaatgtgatgtgtgtgtgtgtgtgtgtgtgtgtgtgtgtgtgtgtgtgtgtttgtgtgtgtgtttgtgtgtgtatgtggcggGCGCATCACTGATTTGTTGACTCCTCCCTCTTTTTGTGACAGGCATCAATGTATCTTGCTGCTAGTAAGATACAATCTTGTTTTTCACCTAATAAATATTGaagttgtgttttcttgtttaacattttaaagtcaGGGCAAAGTGTTTCAAATTTTGGATAAAATTTTGTTCTAATTTCTTGGTAGTTGGGACAGCTGGTGAGGAAGTGTTGCTCTGTCTCCACTTCCCCATGATTACAGTATGGGCAGATGCGGCTCTCTTTGGGCAGCCAGTGCTGTCGATATCTGCCCGTCTCTATAGTCAGAGTATGATTGCTCAGTCTGTACCTCGTCATTTGTCTTCttaatttacagtttttcactgtaCTCAGATAATCTGCAGTTGCGTAATCTCTATGTAGGGCCAAATAACATTCAAGTTTACTTTGTTTTTCTGTCGTTTCATTCCAATAGGATAGATAATTTTCTTTGTGTGCTTTTATAATTTGGTTGGGCTG
Protein-coding regions in this window:
- the selenow1 gene encoding selenoprotein W, 1, giving the protein MTVKVHIIYCGGUGYRPKFTKLKTLLEDEFPGELEITGEGTPSTTGWFEVEVNKKLVHSKKNGDGFVDSDAKLKAVVTAIEQAMQK